In Aedes albopictus strain Foshan chromosome 3, AalbF5, whole genome shotgun sequence, the following are encoded in one genomic region:
- the LOC134291217 gene encoding uncharacterized protein LOC134291217 → MRKRILVMDDDELDGDGKQKPGHQVRNGTPSKELSSFKCVVKRIRLQSRRYKRKFRRANGLGLSKVGLPGVPKSITFYVPELFLTLTGHASVGTEVPSHTLHADWMPLWDWLNSGFESRRTSGWPFC, encoded by the exons ATGCGCAAACGCATTTTGGTGATGGACGATGATGAACTAGATGGAGATGGAAAGCAAAAACCAGGTCACCAGGTGAGGAATGGTACACCATCAAAGGAGCTGTCTTCGTTTAAGTGCGTCGTAAAAAGGATACGGCTACAAAGTCGCCGGTACAAAAGAAAGTTTAG ACGAGCCAACGGATTGGGTTTATCGAAGGTTGGACTTCCTGGAGTACCCAAAAGCATAACCTTCTATGTTCCGGAATTGTTCCTGACGCTGACTG GCCATGCGTCGGTGGGAACTGAAGTGCCGTCACACACATTGCATGCTGATTGGATGCCCTTGTGGGATTGGCTCAATTCGGGTTTCGAGAGCAGACGTACGAGCGGATGGCCATTTTGCTGA